The Vicugna pacos chromosome 32, VicPac4, whole genome shotgun sequence genomic sequence GGGCTTAACCAGCAACAAGCCTGGAGCAGCAGCAAATGCTCTTACCAAAACCTGTGCTACTTCAAAGTACTGGCACGATCCCAGGACATCGCCCTGGGTATCAGAGTTTAACCTGCTGCCAAGGCAAACACAATCAAAAACTCCAAAATGAACACAGTCCTTTtgttgtcaaaaagaaaaaaaaaacaacaaccatcaccttatttatttagtttaacaTTTCCCCTGATCTAAAGAAAATGATGTCAAAAGATAACCTAGGACATATACACAGGTGTGCACCCCCCAAACCCAGACaaccttaaagaaaaaataagggcAAAGTTCTGTCCAACAGATAAATTCATCTTCGCTTCTGGAAGATGTTTCCACGTCCCATTCCACGTCCTCTCCCTCTTGCGGCCACTGAAAGATGGGGAAGAGAAAGGACAAGGCCAGGTCAGTGTGATCAGTGAGTACTCATACCACAGAGCAGCCAGGGCCCTGGACGTCGGCCCAGGAAGGGGCCTGAAAGGCCACCTGGTCCAGCACCATGCCCACCTCATCACATTTCACAGCAGGAAATGGGCGGGGACTGGTGCCTGGCCTCAGAGTGGGAGGTCCCAGACTCCTGCCTTCCAGCCCAGCACTGCTCTCTACAGGAGACTCGGAGGCAGGGCCCCAAAAGCTAAGGTGGTTTAGGGAACCACTGTGGGAACCACAGAAAAGATGAATTCTTAGAGCTGGCTGAGGGTGAGCTAATAAAACATGACAGATGCATTTAACTCACACTTAAAATTCTGAAACAAATACAGTTAAATGTTAACATCTATTAAATCTGGGTGAAAGGTTTCTTTGAGCTATTCTACATGTGTGAAATGTTTCATAATAGGAGGaaaaaaccacaaagaaaaacCCCAGAACCCCCccacaaaaccccaaaacaaaaccaccCCCCATACAAAGGGCACAAGACTGCTGTTCTGCGACCTGAGGGTTTTGGGACAGGACCAGTAGCTTTGAAGAACAGGTGGAAATATCGTGACAGCTACTAACTGGAGCCTCACCCCCTCTCCTTTTAGAGCCTGGAACCGGCCTGAAGAGGGAGGGAAACCACAGGAGAATCGGGTCACGTGCTGACAGACCCGAGCaagggctggggtgagggtgggggggtgCACAGATGGCTCAGGCAGAAGTCAGTGAGCCAGGCAACTCAGTCAAGCACCTCTGGGCTTCTCCTTTGGCGAGAAGACGGGACAGTCACACAGCGACAAGGGCAGCCCCCGTGGACGAAGCAGACAGAATAGCAGTGCCCGCACAAAGCCAGCACTTTTGAAAATCACTCCTTCCCCAGGATAAAAGGTCCAGAGCTTCTGGTTCTCTCTCCGTACTACCTCTCGTTGGAGAAGGTCAATGAGATTCTCTGATCAGTTATTCTGAAGGGCACTGTACAGGATTACTCAACTGCATCTTTAATCTCAAAAGCTGCCTCACGTACAACGTGGACCGCAGCTGAAGATACTGACAGAGCCTCCAGTGACCCTCCTGCACTGTCCACCTCTTTATCACGATGGTCTTTGAGACCGTTTCTAACGATTGCACTTGCTTTCGTAACTTATCAGCATGGCTGAACTTTTCAGGACCCAGATACAAAACTCTGATTGGGCTAACCCAGAAAAAAGGTCGCACTAAGTCACCAAGAAAGACCAGTCCATTTTTGGAATGTAAAAGGAAggatttacttttaaatataagAAGCTTTGGAAATATAAGTTCAGCACCCTTTAATGGGTAAAGATGGCTCAAacctgcttctttcttttctggaaatgGGTCCCCCCGACTGTCTCCCCCTGTTAATGCTGGGTGTCAGTACACACCCTCAGCCCCACTAGGAACTATTTACCCCATTGCTTTAGGAGTCAGCTAATCCACACTGCAGTGTCTCTGCTCAGCAAACTAGACCAAGGCAGACTCCCCAGAATTTCTGAAAACAAAGGGCCTCCCAGAGAGCCATTATGGGAGACCAACTACTCTTTCATTTAAATCCCCATCTTTTTTCTAAGGGGCCACTTTGGATTTTGCATAAGCCCCTTGAATTGGACCAGGTGAGGCAACATACAGAAGGCAGGGtacctgcccccacccaggaTCCCCCAAGAGTGCAGGGAAAAGGGATGGCAGTGGTGTGGAGAGGTCAGGTCCAGTCACAGGCCCCAGCAATAACAGGGCCCCTTTCTGAAAGGTACCAGACACACCCGCATGTCACAAGCAGTGCACCAGGAGCACCTACCTTGGGCCTTCAGAATAGCAGCTTTTCCCCGACCAGCCCCTGagccttggtttttgtttttcatactcTTCAACATGGGTGCGTTTTTCAGCATGTCAGGCAAAATCAGAAAGCGGATCTTGCTGCCGCGGATGTACACCTGCTCCAGCTGCGCCACACGGCCATCTCTGTAGGTGACTGTGATGTTGGACATCTGGAAGGAAATCACCAGCTCATCAGTAAGGGCCGATAGCAGGGAACAGGGGCACATGGAGACAAGCCTTGGCTGCTGGGAAAGGAGGCCAGAAAGGCAGAACTAACATAACAAAATCAAGGAGCCAGGCAAAGCTGGGGTAATTCCAGTGTCTACCATATGAGCCAGGGACAGTGCTCAGCACTTCGTATCATTGATCCTCACAGAACCTGCAGGGTAGGTATgagatttctcatttttaaagattaaaaaaactaaGGCATTTGTCCAAGGTCAAAGAGCCAGAATGCAGGGACTCCTGATTAGAACTCTACTGGCCTGGCCCCAGGGCCCTAACTCAGTCTTCCTGCCAGCACATAAAGTGCTCCTGGCGGTGATAATGCTAACTGAGACAGCTTAGAACTGCTTGTCCAAACTGTGTCCTGCATGCAGACTGCAAAGGCATCGTGAAGGTTCCCGTCCTCCCAGAGGACGTACTCCAGTAGGTGAGACTAAGCCCCGCTGGCCTGGGACAGGTGCTGAGAAGCGGAGGTGGCAGTGCCTGCACTGAGGGCCCGGAATACTGGAGGGGTGCGAGGCAAGAGCTTGCAGAAAGAGACGGGACCACCATCTCAGAGACCATGGGTTCCCTCAAGTTTGTGGACAGAGGTGGGAGGGACAGGGTCCAGGGAGCCCTCTGAACAGCTGACTACCAGCATGGACAAACCGCAGGATGGGACTGGGGTGCCAGAGGTGAGTCCAGCCAGTACACTGCCTCGGTGTGGGAAGGGGACACAGACCTGCCAACAATCTCAACAGGGACCACATTTAACAGAAAAAGTAGCTTATTTCCCAGCCTTCTGGATGGGAACGGATTACAGTGTATTCAGAACAGTCAAGCCCACACTGCAGGAGGTGTGCTGCCTCCCAGATTTCTGACTGGCTTGCTGCTCTTTCCTTCCAGTGCTGACTGGCCACCTGGCCTCTGACTGAGAACCCAGCGTACGAAAAGGCCAAGTACGCTCTGAGGCTGCCACCACCGCCTACTCTGGGGGCTCTGCTGCTGCCAAGTCACCTCTCCTCCACTGCCTCCCAGAGCATCTCACCCCCGCCTGCCACACTCTCCCCAACCCGCTTCAGGGTCCTTGACAGAGGCTGTTACATAACAGCAACAAGACTTACACTAAGTGCTTTCACACACGGCACGTGTCCTGGTTGAAGCAAGAGTCCAGTATCATCACTCCCACTGCAACCCTGAGAACTGGCCCGCTACTGCTCTCCGGCTCTCACCGTGGCGCCAGTGAGAAACGGCCAGGCTGTGTGCAAGGCCCCCAGGCCCCGCTACGGCTGCACAGTGTGTCAACAAGCCCAGCTATGTCTGTACCATAAGCCAAAGGCAGCAACTAGGTTTTAATTAAAGTCAGGCAGGAACACCCATTTCACTCAACTTTCCCAGCAGCCACAACGAAACACAGATGGCATGAGCAACAGGATCCAACAGGCTTATCACAGACTTGGAGTCACACACTGGGTTTAGATCAGCTCCTTCCACATGTGATTGGTCACCCTGGGCATCTGGAACCTTGTCTGAGCTCAGAGAGGTCCTGTAATGACTGAAggatctactgtatgtaaaaacCTCAgcgtagtgcctggcacagaacgtGCATGCAGTGAACAGAATCTTCTGGTACTATTAAGCTCACAGCCCTTTGGAGACAGGTCCTAGCTTGACAAGTTAAACTAAGACTTTTAAAATACTCAACAGTACCCAGAacctggtttctacattctactCCCAACCTGAAAGAAAGCAAAGCTcttgaagaaatggctgattccagagcTAGGTTAAAGATGAGCCTGTAACAAACATCTTGTACCACAAGTTAGGGATGTGCTCCCCAAAACAGCCAAGACATAAAGGACAGAGAAGTCAGCTTGAGAGGGTTCCTACTGGCCAAATCTGGGATCACTGGAACAGCACAATAAATAAGGCCAGCAGTGGACTATAACCCACTTAACAAGACATATTGATAATGTGAGCCCATGTTgataacagatgaatgaatgaataaatgggggATAAGGGGAGGCACTTCCATGCAGCAGACCCAATAAATACAGAGGGAATGATGGAGGAAAATAAATCATCCTT encodes the following:
- the SNRPD3 gene encoding small nuclear ribonucleoprotein Sm D3 yields the protein MSIGVPIKVLHEAEGHIVTCETNTGEVYRGKLIEAEDNMNCQMSNITVTYRDGRVAQLEQVYIRGSKIRFLILPDMLKNAPMLKSMKNKNQGSGAGRGKAAILKAQVAARGRGRGMGRGNIFQKRR